In one window of Henckelia pumila isolate YLH828 chromosome 1, ASM3356847v2, whole genome shotgun sequence DNA:
- the LOC140878820 gene encoding uncharacterized protein isoform X1, with product MALSQAGKGKVLLSHLEPLIQYSFFRSRSRAQFTSATGHVDFSKWRKLDSREFGIARSRISFSSRIVLNKLHRAGFEAYLVGGCVRDFLLNKVPKDFDVITTASLKQVKKKFRSAIIVGRRFPICRVAVNGSVVEVSSFDTEHEHTSSKKIHISKFPIGCDKKDLTRLNNCLQRDFTVNSLYYDPYSNTIFDYTGAMADLTSLTLRTVIPAHLSFKDDQARILRGLRLAARLDLSFSREAVVAIYNLSSSVADLSVSRIHLEMNYMLSYGAAEASFLLLQRFNLLEILLPFNAAYLSKQAKDGLGLRSSMLMKLFFNLDQLITCDRPCDECLWVALLAFHLALYNNPQNVVVALTLASLFCRGTWEESLNLARQHAPVVRMYVPEIVADFDFLSDDEVAERITDFSVRVKESVNVFTTMDCLLKSMAKFPEFSCSGLVSVPQKLGRRVKDVFDILLKDVRSLKAFKTGIDIDYSLLKAGDIREIRFVLGKIIMNTLVCDAMDEMTEVGEDVIPSIEPLYKLEVLEETRYKNTQDMMEPKYKLVRDTDSKVSIEDKPRARSKTYQLLENTISGKYKEKTTIQKTVNDDEYHQSSQKQYNVLAEFHSEVVKTIHKQKEKDQPQGIYKKCPVANERVSNHNSSLGKIDEDKQGKGKVPRAVGTLLSTLFK from the exons ATGGCTTTGTCGCAAGCCGGCAAAGGCAAAGTTTTGCTCTCGCACCTAGAACCCTTAATCCAG TACAGCTTTTTTAGAAGCAGGAGTCGAGCTCAGTTTACTTCTGCAACGG GCCATGTTGATTTTTCCAAATGGAGAAAGCTGGACTCAAGGGAGTTTGGGATAGCAAGGTCACGGATATCTTTTTCTTCTCGGATAGTTCTAAATAAGCTGCATAGGGCAG GGTTTGAAGCCTACTTAGTGGGGGGATGTGTCAGAGACTTCCTTCTTAATAAAGTACCAAAAGACTTTGATGTCATCACGACAGCAAGTCTAAAGCAG GTCAAAAAGAAGTTTCGGTCTGCAATAATTGTAGGGCGAAGATTTCCAATATGCAGGGTCGCAGTAAATGGCTCTGTAGTGGAG GTGTCAAGTTTTGATACAGAACATGAACATACTAGTAGCAAAAAAATTCACATTTCTAAATTTCCGATTGGTTGTGATAAAAAAGACCTTACTCGCTTGAACAATTGCTTGCAAAGAGACTTTACAGTCAACAG CTTATACTATGATCCTTATTCTAACACAATATTTGATTACACCGGTGCAATGGCAGATTTGACGTCTTTGACG CTAAGAACTGTGATACCGGCTCACTTGTCATTCAAAGATGACCAAG CCAGAATTTTACGGGGGCTGAGACTTGCAGCTCGTCTGGACTTATCGTTTTCAAGGGAGGCTGTGGTTGCTATTTATAACCTCTCTTCGTCTGTTGCTGACCTTAGCGTg TCTAGAATACATTTGGAGATGAATTATATGCTATCATATGGGGCTGCAGAGGCGTCTTTCCTTTTGCTTCAAAGGTTCAATCTGCTAGAGATTTTGTTGCCATTTAAT GCTGCATACCTTTCAAAACAAGCAAAAGATGGACTTGGCCTACGTTCCTCAATGCTAATG AAGTTATTTTTCAATTTGGATCAGTTGATTACATGTGATCGTCCCTGTGATGAATGTTTGTG GGTTGCTTTATTGGCCTTTCACCTGGCATTGTATAATAATCCTCAAAACGTTGTCGTGGCTTTGACTCTTGCTTCCCTTTTTTGTCGTGGAACATGGGAGGAAAGTCTTAATTTGGCAAGACAACATGCTCCAGTGGTGAGAATGTATGTCCCTGAAATTGTAGCTGATTTTGACTTCCTATCAGATGATGAGGTTGCAGAAAGAATTACTGATTTTTCTGTGCGAGTGAAAGAATCTGTTAATGTTTTCACCACCATGGACTGCCTCTTGAAGTCAATGGCCAAGTTCCCAGAATTTTCATGCTCTGGTTTG GTTTCAGTGCCCCAAAAACTGGGGCGACGAGTCAAGGATGTTTTTGACATTCTGTTGAAAGATGTCAGATCCCTAAAGGCTTTCAAGACAGGTATAGATATAGATTATAGCTTGCTGAAAGCAGGAGACATTCGTGAGATTAGGTTTGTCCTTGGTAAAATAATAATGAACACTCTGGTTTGCGATGCTATGGATGAAATGACTGAAGTCGGAGAAGACGTCATACCATCAATCGAACCACTATACAAGTTGGAAGTCCTTGAAGAAACTCGGTATAAAAACACACAGGACATGATGGAACCCAAGTACAAATTAGTTCGAGACACTGATAGCAAGGTAAGTATAGAGGATAAACCGAGAGCAAGATCGAAAACTTATCAGTTGCTAGAGAACACTATATCAGGGAAATACAAGGAAAAAACCACGATACAGAAAACTGTCAACGATGACGAGTACCATCAGAGTTCCCAGAAGCAATATAATGTTTTAGCAGAGTTTCATTCTGAAGTGGTGAAAACGATACACAAGCAAAAAGAGAAGGATCAACCACAAGGAATATATAAGAAATGCCCTGTTGCGAATGAACGTGTTTCCAACCACAATTCTTCTTTAGGTAAGATTGATGAAGATAAGCAAGGCAAGGGCAAAGTACCAAGAGCTGTTGGGACCTTGCTTTCTACTCTATTTAAGTGA
- the LOC140878820 gene encoding uncharacterized protein isoform X2: protein MIGHVDFSKWRKLDSREFGIARSRISFSSRIVLNKLHRAGFEAYLVGGCVRDFLLNKVPKDFDVITTASLKQVKKKFRSAIIVGRRFPICRVAVNGSVVEVSSFDTEHEHTSSKKIHISKFPIGCDKKDLTRLNNCLQRDFTVNSLYYDPYSNTIFDYTGAMADLTSLTLRTVIPAHLSFKDDQARILRGLRLAARLDLSFSREAVVAIYNLSSSVADLSVSRIHLEMNYMLSYGAAEASFLLLQRFNLLEILLPFNAAYLSKQAKDGLGLRSSMLMKLFFNLDQLITCDRPCDECLWVALLAFHLALYNNPQNVVVALTLASLFCRGTWEESLNLARQHAPVVRMYVPEIVADFDFLSDDEVAERITDFSVRVKESVNVFTTMDCLLKSMAKFPEFSCSGLVSVPQKLGRRVKDVFDILLKDVRSLKAFKTGIDIDYSLLKAGDIREIRFVLGKIIMNTLVCDAMDEMTEVGEDVIPSIEPLYKLEVLEETRYKNTQDMMEPKYKLVRDTDSKVSIEDKPRARSKTYQLLENTISGKYKEKTTIQKTVNDDEYHQSSQKQYNVLAEFHSEVVKTIHKQKEKDQPQGIYKKCPVANERVSNHNSSLGKIDEDKQGKGKVPRAVGTLLSTLFK from the exons ATGATAG GCCATGTTGATTTTTCCAAATGGAGAAAGCTGGACTCAAGGGAGTTTGGGATAGCAAGGTCACGGATATCTTTTTCTTCTCGGATAGTTCTAAATAAGCTGCATAGGGCAG GGTTTGAAGCCTACTTAGTGGGGGGATGTGTCAGAGACTTCCTTCTTAATAAAGTACCAAAAGACTTTGATGTCATCACGACAGCAAGTCTAAAGCAG GTCAAAAAGAAGTTTCGGTCTGCAATAATTGTAGGGCGAAGATTTCCAATATGCAGGGTCGCAGTAAATGGCTCTGTAGTGGAG GTGTCAAGTTTTGATACAGAACATGAACATACTAGTAGCAAAAAAATTCACATTTCTAAATTTCCGATTGGTTGTGATAAAAAAGACCTTACTCGCTTGAACAATTGCTTGCAAAGAGACTTTACAGTCAACAG CTTATACTATGATCCTTATTCTAACACAATATTTGATTACACCGGTGCAATGGCAGATTTGACGTCTTTGACG CTAAGAACTGTGATACCGGCTCACTTGTCATTCAAAGATGACCAAG CCAGAATTTTACGGGGGCTGAGACTTGCAGCTCGTCTGGACTTATCGTTTTCAAGGGAGGCTGTGGTTGCTATTTATAACCTCTCTTCGTCTGTTGCTGACCTTAGCGTg TCTAGAATACATTTGGAGATGAATTATATGCTATCATATGGGGCTGCAGAGGCGTCTTTCCTTTTGCTTCAAAGGTTCAATCTGCTAGAGATTTTGTTGCCATTTAAT GCTGCATACCTTTCAAAACAAGCAAAAGATGGACTTGGCCTACGTTCCTCAATGCTAATG AAGTTATTTTTCAATTTGGATCAGTTGATTACATGTGATCGTCCCTGTGATGAATGTTTGTG GGTTGCTTTATTGGCCTTTCACCTGGCATTGTATAATAATCCTCAAAACGTTGTCGTGGCTTTGACTCTTGCTTCCCTTTTTTGTCGTGGAACATGGGAGGAAAGTCTTAATTTGGCAAGACAACATGCTCCAGTGGTGAGAATGTATGTCCCTGAAATTGTAGCTGATTTTGACTTCCTATCAGATGATGAGGTTGCAGAAAGAATTACTGATTTTTCTGTGCGAGTGAAAGAATCTGTTAATGTTTTCACCACCATGGACTGCCTCTTGAAGTCAATGGCCAAGTTCCCAGAATTTTCATGCTCTGGTTTG GTTTCAGTGCCCCAAAAACTGGGGCGACGAGTCAAGGATGTTTTTGACATTCTGTTGAAAGATGTCAGATCCCTAAAGGCTTTCAAGACAGGTATAGATATAGATTATAGCTTGCTGAAAGCAGGAGACATTCGTGAGATTAGGTTTGTCCTTGGTAAAATAATAATGAACACTCTGGTTTGCGATGCTATGGATGAAATGACTGAAGTCGGAGAAGACGTCATACCATCAATCGAACCACTATACAAGTTGGAAGTCCTTGAAGAAACTCGGTATAAAAACACACAGGACATGATGGAACCCAAGTACAAATTAGTTCGAGACACTGATAGCAAGGTAAGTATAGAGGATAAACCGAGAGCAAGATCGAAAACTTATCAGTTGCTAGAGAACACTATATCAGGGAAATACAAGGAAAAAACCACGATACAGAAAACTGTCAACGATGACGAGTACCATCAGAGTTCCCAGAAGCAATATAATGTTTTAGCAGAGTTTCATTCTGAAGTGGTGAAAACGATACACAAGCAAAAAGAGAAGGATCAACCACAAGGAATATATAAGAAATGCCCTGTTGCGAATGAACGTGTTTCCAACCACAATTCTTCTTTAGGTAAGATTGATGAAGATAAGCAAGGCAAGGGCAAAGTACCAAGAGCTGTTGGGACCTTGCTTTCTACTCTATTTAAGTGA
- the LOC140875656 gene encoding non-specific lipid transfer protein GPI-anchored 5-like, producing MSHQKVFITLIILILLVAMLWSGVRSQSDDCTKVIISMSPCLNYITGNSSSVPSVACCTQLDTVVRTQPQCLCQVLNGGGSNMGLNINQTQALELPKTCKVQTQPVSRCNANAGSPSTPNSPKTNPSSGGISRTVPSAGDAASTKLSVPTMFLAMFLIISQLSTLLE from the exons ATGTCACACCAAAAAGTTTTCATAACCTTAATCATATTGATTCTTCTTGTAGCCATGCTTTGGTCCGGCGTCCGCTCGCAATCCGACGACTGTACTAAGGTGATCATTAGCATGTCACCTTGCCTGAACTACATCACCGGAAACTCCTCCTCCGTCCCATCCGTCGCCTGCTGCACACAGCTCGACACCGTTGTCCGGACCCAACCTCAGTGCTTGTGCCAGGTGCTCAACGGTGGAGGCTCAAACATGGGGCTGAACATTAATCAGACTCAAGCTTTGGAGCTGCCCAAGACATGCAAAGTTCAAACTCAACCAGTTAGCCGATGCAATGCCAATG CTGGCTCTCCTTCAACACCAAATTCTCCAAAGACAAACCCTTCTTCAG gAGGTATATCAAGAACAGTGCCGTCAGCTGGAGATGCAGCTTCCACCAAGTTGTCTGTTCCCACGATGTTTCTTGCCATGTTCTTAATTATTTCTCAACTTTCAACATTGCTTGAATAA